The genomic DNA CTCCATCATGGTCTTCAACCGCTAGTCTTTCATCATGACTGAGAGTGTCCTCCAACACCTCTTCTACTTCATCCCCTCAAAATTTGGAAAGAATCTGCACACTCTTAAGGGCTGCTGCAGAATGGAGAGACGGTTTGAAAACATGAAACAAGATTTGGCATGAAGGGAGCTTGTCACTTGTCAAACTATCATAGCAGGTAGTTACAGGCTGCGGCATAGAAACAATTGCAGACATAGATTGATGAGAGGTGTTTTTGTCAAAAGGAACAAGTGCAGGTACACAAACTGGAGCTAACACCTTGATCGAATCCAAAGCCTCAGAGGTAGACACATAAGTGGATGACATAGTCAAGCCTGTTGGAGTCAAAATAGGAGTAGCAGCCCACTTGGCTAGAAGAGATTAATCCAAAGCTCCTTTGGCTGAAACAGTAGTAACACTAGGCACCTCAGGACCTGGATCCCTTGACAAGGAAGTAGTTTCTATGGGAACAACCAGAGTTTCCTCACCGTCCTCATGTAACTTGTCAAATGAGTTGTGATGAAGAGCTAAAGTGGAATTTGAATTAACATCTTTCCTAAGAAATGAAGGATTTGAATTCATATCCTTCATGATTATTGTCACAGTCACATCATCATTAGCTCCTTCCTTCTCCAAAATCTTAATATTCTGTGAAATAGTCAAGTTGTCCAAATCCAAGTGAGGGTTAGCTATTGGTATTGTGAATTTCAACTTCAACTGGCTTAGACTGAGTATCCCCAACTCGAAAAGTTTCATGTTCATGTTTACCTAACAATGAAATGGGAGCATTGGTAGTACCAGAAGCTTGTTTCTTCCCATATAAGCCAGAACCATCATGTTTCTTTCCCTGCCAATCAggtttagttttaaatttagCAGAGACTTCAGGGTTGTTTGAACTATTAAGTTTTAAATATGCTAGACCATGGGGTCCTATAAAATTTCCTCCTATAGGACCCTATGGTCTAGCATATTTCCCtcgtaatgattttttttgttcccTCAACACAAGATTGTTAAACCCTAACGTTGTAATGACATGCATAACTCATCAGGTTTTAGTTCGCTCAACACAAGATTGTTAAACCCTAACGCAAGATTGTTAAACTCTAACGGTGTAATGACATGCATAATTCATCatgtatattgatttttggaAAAAACCTAAGTCACATTTTAAATAAAGATATAGCTTGAGATGATAAACTGATTTTGTAAGAATGTAACATGATATTAATGGACTTGATccacataatattataaaaaatgagcACACGTACACCTTCCtcctttcttttttggttactcCTACTTACATTTCACATATCTTAGCACACGTTCACATTCACATTAtagaacaaatataaaaatattctcTGAATCAGCTCAGCTGTCTTATTTTTTACTCTTGATAACAGAAGCTTTTCATATATGTACTTAGTTTTGTGAAGAAAAGTTGTAAGAGCACCAAGTGGAGTTTGAATTAGTTACGTGCCCTACTTGGTTGTTTCAAGGGCTCCACCAAAGCACTTCGTGGCCCAAGTAAATGAATGATAGCTACTACTATGCTTCTTCTTATCCATTTTATATGCATCTCCCATGTCCTCATGTCGATATTGAACTTACTTAATACTCTagattttctttctttgtcGATTCTATAGTAGTTGTTTGATTGCATATGTACTCATACACCAATCTATTTCATAACTTATTAATTATTGTCCATTTGTATGGATGTGCTGTTGAATAGAATTATGTAAAATAGTTAATTTGGTTCTACgattttttactaaattatttGGTTCTACTTTAATGTGAAATAGAGgtaatttatgtttgaatgATTAATTTTACTCTATATGTATAGTTTAGACATAAAGAGAACTTTTTGTGAAAgttatttttatcactttaagTCAAACTAACATTTGAAGACAAAATGATTTTGCCTTACACAAACCAAGTATTTCTCGTAGTTTTGCTAAATGGCGTTTGATGAGGGAGGCAAAATCAATaccaatataaaattaatttaaaaaattgatttgtatTTAAAAATGATCAGTTTAAAGATGCTAATTTTGTCAAGATGATAGAATAAAATTACTTTctgttgttcaaaaaaaaaaattactttctgTTGATCTAGTCTAAATTTATGGTTGGACTTGGTGTGGAACCAAAACGAGTCTCAAGCATATAGCATCGTATGTTGCATAATTTTAATCTAGCATGAGTACCATACTACCATTGATGAATGTTGCATGGATTCCTCCTAACCAAAGGGAGGGAGGTCGACACTTCGGTCATTAactcattattataagcaaaacaaaactttttttgattcattgaataattgatgtatctggtATATAATATTGACCAAatacatcagttattcaatgaatgtaacaagttattttttgtttataataacgACCAGAGTGTGCAGCCATGAATTGTGATGCATGTCATTTTGGCCGGTCTGTATAGTGTGGAGACTTGTTATGTGACCACCACCATTGGTAATTTCTAGCCGGTTTTGCCATGAAGTTGGGAAGTTGCGTGGTTTTATAAGCTAAACTTGTGAGAATTTGACATTGCTTGGAGTAGAAGCTATAGAAGTTTTCGTGTGTACACTATGACTACAAGTTAGCATGCAATGGGGTTTGTAAGAGATGGTTGTTTAAATCACATCAAAATCAAGGATTGATCACTGTATCTCCATGTGTTGAGAAAGTCctacttttatttgttttgtgttATTGGTAATAGTAGATGCTTTCTGGTATTTCTTTTCTTAGATTTTTATGATGTGGTTGTTTTTGTGGTAGAATTGGCTGAAACGTACTATTAATAGGATTAAAGCAACAAAATGTAGCTTCTTAATATCATGTAGCTACTTACGCCTTCGGTTATCATGACTGGTGGCGGCACCCTTTACCATGTTTAGGTGTTTTATTGTAGCTTGGttcttttttgtctttcttCCGGAGTGTTAATTCATGATATCTGACTCATAACTGTATTTTTTGATGGATTGCTCTCTTTTGCATAATTTGTGCGAGATGAATCACTTTTCGTGAtctaatatattctattttggcttgttcaaaaaaaaaatctactaaaaaataaatattttaagcaGTATGTAATGTGTTATCTCACATTTTAGTAGatgaaaaaatattcataaacaATACATAAACTATAGCAATAATTAATGTGTCTAACTATACAATAACCCAAACCTCTGGTTAATTAAGTTGAAGAACAAACAAAATACCTAACTATGATATAATGTGGCGGCGTACATATTTGACAATGAATTATGAATACATAATGAAGATTCCACGTAGGATTGATGTTAACATTATTTTTAgcacatatatataattattttcttttatggtgAAGATGTTCACATAAATTGTTCATGAAAGAATGTCACAAACGCTTCATAGAAAATGActaaacttataattttatctatttatatatctagtttttttatactattaattatatttaattctaaTATATAGTAAAGTAGGTATTCTTGGCAACCTGAAACAATAAGAACCAATCAAACCTAGAAAACTATAACCCAAGGGACCCACTCAAGAGGATGATGAAGTATATGATAGTGTGGGCATGAAAGAGGCTTTCTTTTGCTTTAACCACCATAATCAACACCATCATCCTATATATTTTAAGAGTTATTAATCAATGACATCATAGCTTAAGAAATTTAATCAAGTAGGACCCATCTTCACTTATAGCTAAGGGAACAAGAAATATGTGACTCTATCTTTTAGTGAAGGGTGCTTATTAATTTGCCTAGTACATCATGATAGAGAAATGCAATTCCATATCATACATGTAAAGTATTTTTCTTCTCCAAACCAAAAAAGGATAACAGGTGTGTTTAGACTTTAGAGTAAGGTTGATGGTAAATATGGTGTGTAAAGTTGAGGAACACTTTGGAAAAAGGTTCTCAAGTGATTCTTTATATGTGAAATTAATTTAGTGCATATTTGAATTGGATGCACGATTAAATCGACTTTAACAAAAGTTACACTTTGTAGCTTCATAAAATTACAATGGTTTATTGTGATTTTAAATCTCGTTGTTTATTTACGATTGGAAACCTTGATAattctaaattaaatatgaataaagTCTATAATAATTATTTCTATTAAAATTTGAACCGAGTTTTCTTTAGACAATGCTTCCTTAATCTTTGATTAGTAGGAACTCATTAACATTCAATTGAGCCAAATTACTTTGTTAATTTGTAGTTATCGTTTAAAGATTTTGCTTACAAACATgactttcaatttttaattgattgttGAAGTTATTCTTACGTGAATTTatctaaacatatatttttttacgtgtttatttaaacatatatgtTGAATCTTTTTGTCAATATATATTTGTGTATACCCATCCCCTACTTTCACATTCTAGTAATGTGTTCCTACGAGGCTGCCACGGTATATAGTTGTTggtagaaaaaacaaaataatacagCTTGAGATTATTCGTTGCATATGCCACTTTGATCgacttaaataatttatgaaaaatatatgcttTGGTTATTTGCAgagaatatatataaagaagggATCGAGTTAATTATTGTGTGCTTAAAATATTGGTATATTCTCCTGCAAtgtatgaaatgaatgaagagatacatttttttaaagcatAAAGAGATATAGTTGCATGtaattatatatgttgatgTTTATGGGGTACAACTTGAAAGGGAGGGTTTTTGATGaacagaaataaaaaagttgagattgcttttttttttttttttggatacgTACTTATAAAAGTTACTCTTTTTTAATACCATAAATGAAAAAGGAGTGCCGTTTAACATagggaaaaataaaaagattcatCCACTAGAATCCAATTGATTCCTTCTTAGCCATTACTCCATAGtatattaccatttttttttacgagCAACATGAGTTTTTCTTATCAAATAGTCTGATGTTTAGATTCACATACTTTATgtgtaaagaaaaatatgttaattttatttgcaTATGTTGAGGTTTCAACTTCGACTTATGTAAATAATGTCTCTGATTACTTCCAATTGAGTCAATTTCTTGATTGCTATACTCAAAACATGTGGTGTGAGTGGATCCATTCATCAATGAACGTTGGTTGACAGTGTTCAGAGTCGTAATTGGTGGTAATTAGAATGGTGATCAGAGCGATGGATACTAATTATAGTAACGTGTTAGCATTAAAACAGAAATAAGAGTCATAAAATTTAAGTGTGGTTTTGAGATATAAAGACGATTAATTTTCGTATAAAGTAATAACAATTCCAACCCAATTTTATTcgaacatgttttatttttagatttaacttttaaaacaaaaaaaataaaataacttacaGAAGTTCATGATTCAATCcgatgtaaaaataataactaaatgTTCCATTGTCAACTTAAAAATTAGTCTAATAATAGGTCTAAACGTCCGAACTCGTAAAGATATATGTTGGAGTATCTAATAGAGGATAAAGATCCTAATTATGATGGATTTGAAAATATGAAGTAAACTAATTATGATAATATTGCATACCaaaactcttttttctttttctttttttggtcaagataccaaaactctttaaattacAAGAATTATATCatgatcatttttttaaatataaaataaaattaactaacACACAAGACACCTCCATTCTCCGTATAGCACAAGTTATAATGTTAATGAAAAACTTTTTTACCCACAAACAAAATAGTAACCATCATCTAAAACTCATACTCAATGAAAAGTTATTATGATATAttctatattaaaaataaaaaaaaaattagtcaaaaTTTGGTTTCTCTCATTTGTAGATAATTCTTTATTCTATTCCTATATGAATGAAAATGATGCATATTgctataataaataattttaataaaagaaaaatatgttcaTATACCTAAGTTTGGTCAAAACGGCTAAGAACTACTCCCtcctttcaatttatttatttatttttttttttttatgttttaccTCTGGACATAAGTTTTAaggaataattaatgtatataacatttgtgtatttttatttaaatatccttatttatcattaaatttaCATGTGATAAACCAAATGTCACAACTAATTTAATACTCCCatcggtcctatttacaagagataatttactttttagatgcattaaataatttatgtatttggtttaggttcttgaccagatatatacattattgaatatatctaaaaagtcaactttctcttgtaaataggaccggagggagtagtttattgtgttttccaacaagagtaaacttgagaaaacaataataaattcactaaaacattaaaagttttggaatatagttgaagatctaaaacatcaaaagaaaatgaatggaaGGAGTATTATAAATCTATTAATTTTCATACAATTTCTTACACACTAAGAAACAATAACTAATTAAACAAATCACAATATAGTTTGCATATAATCTTGAACATTCTATACAaggtaatattttaaattacaccATTCAACCCTAGACTCTGACCTTTGATTGCAATTCTTTCTCTTTGAGAAATGACAAATACATTTCCGGCTAGTAAATTTCATTACCATATTCCGTAATTAAATTCAGCAAAAAATTTCAGACAACATTTCTAGGTTGATTCCATTCCCACTATCCTGGACTATTCCCATAGACACGTTGCTAAGCTTGGAAAATTCTCAAACAATGACACTGAACCACTTGTGCACTTAGCCACAAACCCACGTATGCTTTTTGCATCTCACATCTATGAATTGATGACCACTCAAGTTAGATTCCAAAAACCTTCCTATTTTAGCAACAGGACAAGACACTGTGGCCTACAAACGAGGGAAAGATCAATTTTGATCACAACCGTTAAATAATGATCAAATTGTTAATCCATTTAGAGTTAGTTTACTGGTTGACTTGAGATCTGAAGTTTGTTGTGCTTAAGATCTCATGTTCGATTTAGTTGGTGTCAATTTAGGAGAACAAGTTCACGCGAATTCATCTCTGTCTTTAAATGAGACTCCGCAAGTGGAAGGTGTGATCGATCTCTTCAGAGTAATCGATTTTTAGAAcgaatattaaaattaaaaaaaaaaaggtcatattAACCGGTGCTCCTGAGGCActggttaaaaaaattaaaagagaaaattttaaattgaaaatgttactttttttactttgaaaacACAAGTTCCAATGTAACATTAGTATATATACAAACACGGGTTAATAtttcacttaaaaaaatataaaatgctAACAAAATTAGATGTGGGCCCCAGTCAATCCAAACGTGTAATACCACGAAGCCGTCCACAAAACAATcgtgttttgtttttctgaaCAAAAAGGCGGCTAACCTAAACACAGTATTCGAGAACCAATAAGTGTTGCTTTACAGATACCCAATAATAACTCGACACGTGGAAAATACTGAGAACCCAACCTTGACTAACCCCACTTAAGACGCCGTTAGAAATGGGTCATGTCATTGTCATCACCACTGAAATAATTTAAAACTGGAAATAAATTCACTGTATCACTGGAAAtaatttaaaggaaaaaaattaggtcataatttaaaaataaaataaaaaaattgaggtaCTAGTCATCggaatttttacaaaaaataaagttatatcATATGAAtgccaattttttaaattaatgtcTCCccttattaaatttaatttctttagcTAAATGAATCAATAGATATTTCTTTTACTTGAGGTTCATTATTTCCATTCTCTAATTTTgatccatttttcttttaatttcgaagaaaatatcaacattaCAAAGAAAACAGACAAGAGAATGGACAATAATTGTAGACACAAGATTTTATAAAActtaacattattattatttcacaatttcATACATAGATAGTCCATCTATATTTGTAAAGAGTAACACTGTCATTGTCACTTTACTATATCCACTATTTACATCCCCAAAACTTACATATAATTTACTCTAGAAAACCAACCTATACTATTGTCATTACCATCTTTAACTTAGTCCAAAGGAACTTTTTGCTTATTTTCCTACACCATTCCTTTTTACCAAACTATAGTATCTCACAGATGTTTATTTTTCCTAACCTTTCCACTCCTATTGGATTTTTCCTATATACACAAACAAACACTATTAACGACAGCACTTCCATCACTGGCCCTTTTCACCAAAAAGCTCTAGCAGTGGAACTGATGAAGCAGCATAGAGACAGATACCTTAGATTTTTTTCGTATCTATATTAAAGGCGAACTTGGATTCCCTTAAGTCAAGGGATCCCACATTCACGTAGTCAGGACATTAGTGGCTGTTCAATTTGGACGATCATTGATGTTCCAACTGCGTGAATGCAATGAATCTCTAACTATAGGGGAGCTCGACTCATTAAGGGCATTATAGCAATAACCTATGATCTGTTTTTTAGTATTGCAGCACTAGTCCTCCCATTGGGGCACGATGCGGAATTCCCTTTCTTCTTTTGGCTGATCTGTAATTGACtgttggtggtggtgttgaAGGAGTGAAGCTTTGCACCTTAATGTTCTTCAGTCTTCCATGGCTGCAACTGCTGCTGTGTGAATCCTCTGAGTCTGATATCATTGAAGCACGAGCTGACTTGTTCttcttctggaaattcattgaAGTTCCAACAATCTAGAATTCATAGTTGCATAGATTAGTATCCAATGCCATagactcaaaagtcaaaacaagaATAAATTATCTTGACAagtcaataaaattaaattgaattgaatgcaAAAGGGTCCATATTGAAATGACAAAATTTCAAAGGTTGGGTATAGGAACaaattgaaaagttaaaaataaaccTATATTAGCATTCATGATTATAAGCAAAGTCAACCCACTTTTAAGTGCTAGCTTGAAAATAAAGcaaatagtttttttcttaaagagatACCATTGatcaatattttaattagtggattgataataaaaaaaatgaaaataatgatgTTGAGTCTTGTATTTTAGAGAATTACAGTCAAATGCAGCTATTATAGACTATGGTTATGTGGACAAATGTAGTTGATGTGACCTCAATGCATTACATTGAGGTCTTGACAATATccaaaattgcaatcaaaaaATGTGATCAATGCAACCTCAATCATCATTAACAAATTGAAACATCAAAATCCTTGATTTAACGGCCAAAAGTTTGGTGAcggattattattactactattttGGGAGTTACTCTTATTCAAATGGTTAGAAGGGGAAGACATTATGTGAAGGAATGTAAAAATACCTTGCAGCCAAGAGAACAGAATCGAAAGGAATCGAGAAGGCTACGCTCGCAGACTTCACAAGTGTTGGTGACACCTTTTCCGGGCCTTGGCTGAGGCCTCTCATTCAAGAACACAACCCTTGCACTGTTGATAATATAGGTTTGAACACCTGTTATGTCCAACACTTTCTGAATCTCATTCACCCTAATCACATCATGGTATGAAGACCTCCTTATCTATATCACACAAAAAACAGAGTTCATTAGAAAGGACTAACCAggttattgcattgaaaagcTAACACATTTTTCACTTCTGCAACACTGAACTAGACACAGACACCCGACACAACAATGACACTAACTCATCGACATcaatattagttttaaaaaataattgaattgattGTAGTTACTAGTGGCAGACACCAACATCAAATGTCGGTGTCTGACACCAACATGTGTCAAACATTGAACACACATCCAATCTAAACCATCGGTGCGTGGTGGTTACGAACAATAAATGGGAATT from Medicago truncatula cultivar Jemalong A17 chromosome 8, MtrunA17r5.0-ANR, whole genome shotgun sequence includes the following:
- the LOC11444793 gene encoding protein RGF1 INDUCIBLE TRANSCRIPTION FACTOR 1, encoding MAFENQDTVREIKPKNRRIMGAGGPDDEENRWPPWLKPLLKERFFVQCKLHADSHKSECNMYCLDCMNGALCSLCLNYHKDHRAIQIRRSSYHDVIRVNEIQKVLDITGVQTYIINSARVVFLNERPQPRPGKGVTNTCEVCERSLLDSFRFCSLGCKIVGTSMNFQKKNKSARASMISDSEDSHSSSCSHGRLKNIKVQSFTPSTPPPTVNYRSAKRRKGIPHRAPMGGLVLQY